The following proteins are encoded in a genomic region of Periophthalmus magnuspinnatus isolate fPerMag1 chromosome 10, fPerMag1.2.pri, whole genome shotgun sequence:
- the stx3b gene encoding syntaxin 3b isoform X1 — protein MKDRLEQLKATCDQDDDEVEIAVDNAAFMDEFFCQIEDIRSSIDKIDENVAEVKKLYSVILSAPTSDQKTQDDLEAITNDIKKMANNARNKLKTIERNLESEEQERISADMRIRKSQHAVLSRKFVEVMTKYNEAQVDFRERSKGRIQRQLEITGKATTDEELEEMLESGNAAVFTAGIVDSGISKQALSEIESRHKDIVRLESSIKELHDMFVDIAMLVESQGDIVDNIEQNVSKSVDHIADAREETKKAVRYQTKARKKTVILVVVVVILLALLALIIGLSVGLKT, from the exons ATGAAGGATCGATTGGAGCAACTCAAAGCG ACGTGTGATCAAGATGACGATGAGGTGGAGATTGCTGTGGACAATGCAGCTTTTATGGACGAGTTTTTCTGTCAG ATTGAAGACATCAGAAGCAGTATTGATAAAATTGATGAGAATGTGGCTGAAGTCAAAAAGCTTTACTCTGTCATTCTATCTGCTCCCACATCAGATCAAA AAACGCAAGATGACCTTGAGGCAATCACCAATGACATCAAAAAGATGGCAAACAATGCAAGGAACAAACTCAAGA CAATCGAGAGGAATCTGGAATCTGAAGAGCAGGAGAGGATTTCGGCTGATATGCGAATACGAAAATCACAA CATGCAGTACTTTCTAGAAAGTTTGTGGAGGtaatgacaaagtacaatgaagCCCAGGTAGATTTCAGAGAGCGGAGTAAAGGGAGAATTCAAAGGCAGCTAGAGATCA CCGGGAAAGCGACAACAGACGAGGAACTTGAGGAAATGCTGGAAAGTGGTAATGCGGCTGTCTTCACTGCAGGG ATTGTAGACTCTGGGATTTCAAAACAAGCTCTCAGTGAAATTGAATCCAGACACAAAGACATTGTCCGTCTTGAAAGCAGCATCAAGGAGCTGCACGATATGTTTGTTGACATCGCCATGCTGGTAGAAAGCCAG GGTGACATTGTAGACAACATTGAGCAGAATGTATCAAAGTCGGTGGACCACATTGCAGATGCTAGAGAAGAGACAAAAAAAGCAGTAAGGTACCAGACCAAAGCCCGCAAG AAAACTGTGATTCTGGTGGTGGTTGTGGTCATCTTGCTGGCCTTACTAGCTCTCATAATTGGGTTGTCAGTGGGATTGAAAACATAA
- the LOC117377116 gene encoding GTP-binding nuclear protein Ran-like — protein MAQQQAIVEFKLVLVGDGGTGKTTFVKRHLTGEFEKKYVATLGVEVHPLLFHTSRGAIKYNVWDTAGQEKFGGLRDGYYIQAQCAIIMFDVTSRVTYKNVPNWHRDLVRVCENIPIVLCGNKVDIKDRKVKAKSIVFHRKKNLQYYDISAKSNYNFEKPFLWLARKLTGDPNLEFVAMPALAPPEIIMDPSMAAKYEEELKVASATALPDEDDDL, from the exons ATGGCACAACAACAAGCAATAGTTGAATTTAAG TTGGTGTTGGTAGGAGATGGAGGCACTGGCAAAACGACTTTCGTAAAAAGACATTTGACAGGAGAGTTTGAAAAGAAATATGTTG CCACACTGGGAGTAGAGGTGCACCCTCTGTTGTTTCACACAAGTAGAGGAGCCATTAAGTACAATGTGTGGGACACAGCTGGTCAAGAGAAGTTTGGAGGTTTGAGAGATGGTTACTACATCCAAG ctcagtgtgcCATCATAATGTTTGATGTAACTTCTCGAGTCACCTACAAGAATGTGCCCAACTGGCATCGTGACTTGGTTCGTGTTTGTGAAAACATTCCCATTGTCCTTTGTGGCAACAAAGTGGACATCAAAGACAGAAAAGTTAAAGCTAAGAGCATTGTGTTTCACCGCAAGAAGAATCTGCAG TACTATGATATCTCTGCCAAGAGTAATTACAATTTTGAGAAGCCTTTCCTTTGGCTTGCGAGGAAACTGACTGGTGACCCTAACCTTGAATTTGTGGCAATGCCGGCCCTCGCCCCACCAGAGATCATCATGGACCCATCTATGGCTGCCAAGTACGAAGAAGAGCTTAAA GTTGCATCAGCAACTGCACTCCCAGATGAAGATGATGACCTCTAA
- the stx3b gene encoding syntaxin 3b isoform X2, translating to MKDRLEQLKATCDQDDDEVEIAVDNAAFMDEFFCQIEDIRSSIDKIDENVAEVKKLYSVILSAPTSDQKTQDDLEAITNDIKKMANNARNKLKTIERNLESEEQERISADMRIRKSQHAVLSRKFVEVMTKYNEAQVDFRERSKGRIQRQLEITGKATTDEELEEMLESGNAAVFTAGIVDSGISKQALSEIESRHKDIVRLESSIKELHDMFVDIAMLVESQGGMIERIESNMDQSVGFVERAVADTKKAAKFQQEARRKKMMITLCCAIIGIVGFSYLYSFFS from the exons ATGAAGGATCGATTGGAGCAACTCAAAGCG ACGTGTGATCAAGATGACGATGAGGTGGAGATTGCTGTGGACAATGCAGCTTTTATGGACGAGTTTTTCTGTCAG ATTGAAGACATCAGAAGCAGTATTGATAAAATTGATGAGAATGTGGCTGAAGTCAAAAAGCTTTACTCTGTCATTCTATCTGCTCCCACATCAGATCAAA AAACGCAAGATGACCTTGAGGCAATCACCAATGACATCAAAAAGATGGCAAACAATGCAAGGAACAAACTCAAGA CAATCGAGAGGAATCTGGAATCTGAAGAGCAGGAGAGGATTTCGGCTGATATGCGAATACGAAAATCACAA CATGCAGTACTTTCTAGAAAGTTTGTGGAGGtaatgacaaagtacaatgaagCCCAGGTAGATTTCAGAGAGCGGAGTAAAGGGAGAATTCAAAGGCAGCTAGAGATCA CCGGGAAAGCGACAACAGACGAGGAACTTGAGGAAATGCTGGAAAGTGGTAATGCGGCTGTCTTCACTGCAGGG ATTGTAGACTCTGGGATTTCAAAACAAGCTCTCAGTGAAATTGAATCCAGACACAAAGACATTGTCCGTCTTGAAAGCAGCATCAAGGAGCTGCACGATATGTTTGTTGACATCGCCATGCTGGTAGAAAGCCAG GGAGGGATGATTGAGAGGATTGAGAGTAACATGGACCAATCCGTGGGCTTTGTGGAAAGAGCTGTAGCTGACACTAAAAAAGCTGCAAAATTTCAGCAAGAAGCTCGTCGC AAAAAGATGATGATTACCTTATGCTGTGCCATCATTGGAATAGTTGGATTCTCCTATCTCTACAGTTTCTTCTCCTAA